The following are from one region of the Qipengyuania flava genome:
- a CDS encoding Crp/Fnr family transcriptional regulator, translated as MLFSALDSGLQAHLIRTSRERSFSDGQIIQQRGDAADGFGLIEEGAVRVGQFLPDGDFRAVALLGPGDSYGELAVFANKPRIVDAVSRGESRVRLIAARPFLEALGNYPASSRALLGALSEQLQDALSILSGLRRGTNPERLAGILATMAGDQPGPSTIAITQQELADLLGVTRATANAALGELQRLRLVERGYGTVRVPNRDALAAFALG; from the coding sequence ATGCTGTTTTCCGCCCTCGACAGCGGGCTGCAGGCGCATCTCATCCGCACCTCGCGCGAACGAAGTTTTTCCGACGGGCAGATCATCCAGCAGCGCGGCGATGCGGCGGACGGGTTCGGGTTGATCGAGGAGGGAGCGGTCCGGGTGGGGCAATTCCTGCCGGACGGCGACTTTCGGGCGGTTGCCCTTCTGGGGCCAGGCGACTCCTACGGCGAGCTTGCGGTGTTCGCGAACAAGCCGCGCATCGTCGACGCAGTTTCGCGCGGGGAGAGCCGCGTGCGCCTGATTGCCGCGCGGCCGTTCCTCGAAGCCTTGGGCAATTATCCGGCCTCCAGCCGCGCCCTACTCGGCGCGCTCTCAGAACAATTGCAGGATGCGCTGTCGATCCTTTCGGGCCTGCGGCGCGGGACCAATCCGGAACGGCTCGCCGGAATTCTCGCGACCATGGCAGGGGACCAACCCGGTCCTTCGACCATCGCCATCACCCAGCAGGAACTGGCCGACCTGCTTGGCGTCACGCGCGCGACGGCCAATGCGGCGCTGGGCGAGCTGCAGCGGCTGCGGCTGGTCGAGCGCGGGTACGGCACCGTGCGCGTGCCCAACCGGGACGCGCTTGCCGCTTTCGCTCTGGGCTAG
- a CDS encoding DUF3572 domain-containing protein, translating into MRMRWWLYAKAGALTIIREPSKAETRSSDVLALEALGWALADEQRAERLLSLTGLTPDQLRNSLTDRSVQAAVLEFLANHEPDLVRAAEALDTTPETLVAAARELSA; encoded by the coding sequence ATGCGAATGCGCTGGTGGCTCTATGCAAAAGCGGGAGCGCTGACAATTATTCGCGAACCATCCAAGGCCGAGACCCGCTCCAGCGACGTGCTGGCGCTCGAGGCGCTGGGCTGGGCGCTGGCCGATGAACAGCGCGCCGAACGCCTGCTTTCGCTGACCGGCCTCACGCCTGATCAACTGAGGAACTCGCTAACCGACCGGAGCGTTCAGGCTGCCGTGCTCGAATTCCTCGCCAATCACGAACCCGACCTTGTCCGCGCGGCTGAAGCGCTGGACACGACCCCCGAAACCCTCGTTGCCGCTGCCAGGGAGCTGTCCGCATGA
- a CDS encoding acyl carrier protein produces MDRAAVDAKIRELAEPFNKKGVDIKEETTFANDLEFDSLTVMDFVAAIEDEFDIIISMNQQAEIETYGQLVDAVTKLQADG; encoded by the coding sequence ATGGACCGAGCCGCCGTTGACGCAAAGATCCGCGAACTGGCCGAGCCCTTCAACAAGAAGGGCGTGGATATCAAGGAAGAGACAACCTTCGCCAACGACCTGGAATTCGACAGCCTGACGGTGATGGATTTCGTCGCGGCGATCGAGGACGAGTTCGACATCATCATCTCGATGAACCAGCAGGCCGAGATCGAGACCTATGGCCAGCTCGTCGATGCCGTCACCAAGCTGCAGGCCGACGGATGA
- a CDS encoding YqaA family protein produces the protein MIMKPLRGLYDWTMDKASHPHAVWWLAFFCFIESSFFPIPPHPLLGLMCLAEPKKAVRFALVATLASVAGALLGYAIGYGLYDTVGVWLIGALGLTEAFPVAACHLREYDFEAILIAGATPVPFKLLTITAGFVGMNLVTFVLSSLFARALIFMTVGILFRVFGAPIKRVIDQYLGTVTTVFVVLVVGGILVLTQLGGSEDGEDGPCAAPPPIEAT, from the coding sequence ATGATCATGAAACCGCTGCGCGGTCTGTACGACTGGACCATGGACAAGGCCTCGCACCCGCACGCCGTGTGGTGGCTCGCCTTCTTCTGCTTCATCGAATCAAGCTTCTTCCCGATCCCGCCGCATCCGCTCCTTGGCCTTATGTGCCTGGCCGAGCCGAAGAAGGCGGTGCGCTTCGCACTCGTCGCCACGCTCGCCTCGGTCGCGGGCGCGCTGCTCGGCTATGCGATTGGCTACGGGCTCTACGATACGGTCGGCGTCTGGCTGATCGGCGCGCTGGGCCTTACCGAAGCCTTCCCTGTCGCCGCCTGCCACCTGCGCGAATACGACTTCGAGGCGATCCTTATCGCCGGCGCGACCCCGGTGCCCTTCAAGCTGCTGACGATCACCGCCGGCTTCGTGGGCATGAACCTCGTCACCTTCGTGCTGTCGAGCCTCTTCGCCCGCGCACTGATCTTCATGACCGTGGGGATCCTGTTCCGCGTGTTTGGCGCGCCGATCAAGCGCGTGATCGACCAGTATCTCGGTACGGTCACGACCGTGTTCGTCGTGCTGGTGGTGGGGGGCATCCTCGTCCTCACCCAGCTCGGCGGCAGCGAGGATGGCGAGGACGGGCCGTGCGCCGCCCCGCCGCCGATCGAAGCGACCTAG
- the spt gene encoding serine palmitoyltransferase has product MSEGISQPDQPQELEGEGKDLFSKFDDIIALREGLLASGQEDPFNLVMEKVLSPTRAICNGRDTILLGTYNYMGMTFDPDVVEAGKQALADYGTGTTGSRVLNGTYQGHKECEEALKDFYGMDHAMVFSTGYQANLGIISTIAGKGDYIVLDIDSHASIWDGCAMGNAEVVPFKHNDIEAMEKRLRRIPEGAGKLVVLEGVYSMLGDIAPLKEMVAIAKKYGAMVLVDEAHSMGFIGENGRGVVETAGVMDDVDFIIGTFSKSVGTVGGFCVSNHPKFEIMRLVCRPYVFTASLPPSVVATAEASIRKLMHGSNKRAHLWENSRTLHKGLKDLGFKLGTEEPQSAIIAVIMPDLEKGAAMWEALIKGGLYVNLARPPATPAGMTLLRCSLCAEHSADEVQQILEIFETAGKAVGII; this is encoded by the coding sequence ATGAGCGAAGGTATCTCGCAGCCGGACCAGCCGCAGGAGCTTGAGGGAGAAGGCAAGGACCTGTTCTCCAAGTTCGACGATATCATCGCACTGCGCGAAGGGCTTCTCGCCAGCGGCCAGGAAGACCCGTTCAACCTGGTGATGGAGAAGGTCCTCTCGCCGACCCGTGCGATCTGCAACGGGCGCGACACGATCCTGCTCGGCACCTACAACTACATGGGCATGACCTTCGACCCCGATGTGGTCGAAGCGGGCAAGCAGGCGCTGGCCGATTACGGCACCGGCACCACCGGCAGCCGCGTGCTCAACGGCACCTATCAGGGCCACAAGGAGTGCGAGGAAGCGCTCAAGGACTTTTACGGAATGGACCACGCGATGGTCTTTTCCACCGGCTACCAGGCCAACCTCGGCATCATTTCGACGATTGCCGGCAAGGGCGATTACATCGTCCTCGACATCGACAGCCACGCCAGCATCTGGGACGGCTGCGCGATGGGCAATGCCGAAGTCGTGCCCTTCAAGCACAACGATATCGAAGCGATGGAAAAGCGCCTGCGCCGCATTCCCGAAGGCGCGGGCAAGCTGGTGGTGCTCGAAGGCGTCTACTCGATGCTCGGCGATATCGCACCGCTCAAGGAAATGGTCGCCATCGCCAAGAAATACGGCGCGATGGTGCTGGTCGACGAAGCGCATTCGATGGGCTTCATCGGCGAGAACGGGCGCGGCGTGGTCGAAACCGCGGGTGTGATGGACGATGTCGATTTCATCATCGGCACCTTTTCGAAGAGCGTCGGCACGGTGGGCGGCTTCTGCGTCTCGAACCATCCCAAGTTCGAGATCATGCGCCTTGTCTGCCGCCCCTATGTTTTCACCGCATCGCTCCCGCCCTCCGTGGTGGCCACGGCCGAAGCCAGCATCCGCAAGCTGATGCACGGCTCGAACAAGCGCGCCCACCTGTGGGAGAATTCGCGCACCCTGCACAAGGGCCTGAAGGACCTCGGCTTCAAGCTCGGGACCGAGGAACCGCAGAGCGCGATCATCGCGGTGATCATGCCCGACCTAGAGAAGGGCGCGGCCATGTGGGAAGCGCTGATCAAGGGCGGTCTTTATGTGAACCTTGCAAGGCCGCCGGCAACGCCGGCCGGCATGACGCTTCTGCGTTGCTCGCTGTGCGCCGAACACTCGGCGGACGAGGTCCAGCAGATCCTTGAAATCTTCGAGACAGCCGGCAAGGCGGTCGGCATTATCTAG
- a CDS encoding ArsR/SmtB family transcription factor, which yields MKKPPALPPMDLAAFEANAGTVAELLKALGNTRRLMIMCKLAEHGEMRVGDLADEVGLSQSALSQHLAKLRAEGLVAFRREAQSLWYRIADPRCETLLATLHTLYCEDPSE from the coding sequence ATGAAGAAACCACCCGCTCTTCCCCCGATGGACCTCGCCGCGTTCGAGGCCAACGCCGGTACGGTTGCCGAGCTGCTCAAGGCGCTCGGCAACACCCGGCGCCTGATGATCATGTGCAAGCTCGCCGAACATGGCGAAATGCGCGTGGGCGATCTCGCGGACGAAGTCGGCCTCAGCCAGTCCGCGCTGTCGCAGCATCTGGCAAAGCTCCGGGCGGAAGGGCTGGTCGCGTTTCGGCGCGAGGCCCAGTCGCTGTGGTACCGGATCGCCGATCCGCGCTGCGAGACGCTGCTTGCCACGCTCCACACTCTTTACTGTGAGGACCCCTCCGAATGA
- a CDS encoding sterol desaturase family protein, producing MPASTIAILAIYLGFALLELWRSNLFSKPEQTRDDGIVEAVSIVVLLGLTQPAVLFFSAALAGWIAPQYAGALAGLNVFAAVALFLVLDDMMQYWWHRAAHTFPWLYNLHRPHHNARYMSIRLVYRNNLFYYMMMPGIWLSGVLIYLGLGWVYAGYIVVKLLVITGAHSDVAWDKPLYRIKALSPLMWVVERTISTPATHHAHHGRHASDPAVNYKGNYGNLLFFWDVLFGTAKITRSYPESYGVENLPETSLGEQLAWPLFGRIPVEQGSHDKVGEGTAQSAA from the coding sequence GTGCCCGCATCGACCATCGCCATCCTCGCGATCTATCTCGGCTTTGCCTTGCTGGAGCTGTGGCGCTCGAATCTGTTCTCCAAGCCCGAACAGACGCGCGATGACGGGATCGTCGAAGCGGTGAGCATCGTGGTGCTGCTCGGCCTTACGCAGCCTGCGGTCCTGTTCTTCTCTGCCGCGCTCGCCGGATGGATCGCCCCGCAATACGCCGGCGCGCTCGCAGGCCTGAATGTCTTTGCCGCGGTTGCGCTGTTCCTCGTGCTGGACGACATGATGCAATACTGGTGGCACCGCGCGGCGCATACCTTCCCCTGGCTCTACAACCTGCACCGCCCGCACCATAACGCGCGCTACATGAGCATTCGCCTCGTCTACCGGAACAACCTGTTCTACTACATGATGATGCCGGGCATCTGGCTGTCGGGCGTGCTGATCTACCTCGGCCTCGGCTGGGTCTATGCCGGCTACATCGTGGTCAAACTGCTGGTCATCACCGGCGCCCATTCGGACGTTGCCTGGGACAAGCCGCTCTATCGGATCAAGGCACTATCGCCGTTGATGTGGGTGGTCGAGCGCACCATCTCGACGCCCGCGACGCACCACGCGCACCATGGCCGCCACGCGAGCGACCCCGCGGTCAATTACAAGGGCAATTACGGGAACCTGCTGTTCTTCTGGGACGTGCTGTTCGGCACGGCAAAGATCACCCGCAGCTATCCCGAAAGCTACGGGGTCGAAAACCTGCCCGAAACCTCGCTCGGCGAACAGCTGGCCTGGCCGCTCTTCGGGCGTATCCCGGTCGAGCAGGGCTCGCATGACAAGGTTGGAGAGGGGACGGCGCAAAGCGCCGCCTGA
- a CDS encoding rhodanese family protein, with translation MTLPTISPAKAHELVRQGAHLIDIRSADEFARSHAKAAENRPLDTLGPVTEPGPVVFLCRSGMRTTVNSPRLAALREGEAYCLEGGLDAWRAAGYPVVEDSSAPLEIMRQVQIAAGLLILAGVFLGFLVAPAWFALSAFVGAGLTFAGVTGWCGMASLLSLMPWNRAAA, from the coding sequence ATGACCTTGCCTACCATCTCCCCTGCCAAGGCCCATGAACTGGTGCGCCAGGGCGCGCATCTCATCGACATCCGTAGTGCCGACGAGTTTGCCCGGTCGCACGCCAAGGCGGCCGAGAACCGCCCGCTCGACACGCTTGGTCCGGTGACCGAGCCCGGGCCGGTCGTGTTCCTGTGCCGCTCCGGAATGCGCACCACGGTCAATTCTCCCAGGCTTGCCGCGCTGCGCGAAGGCGAGGCCTACTGCCTCGAAGGCGGTCTCGATGCCTGGCGCGCTGCCGGGTATCCGGTCGTCGAGGACAGCTCGGCGCCGCTCGAGATCATGCGGCAGGTGCAGATTGCCGCCGGATTGCTGATCCTCGCCGGCGTGTTCCTCGGCTTCCTCGTCGCACCCGCATGGTTCGCGCTCTCGGCTTTTGTCGGGGCGGGCCTTACCTTTGCCGGGGTGACCGGCTGGTGCGGCATGGCGAGCCTGCTGTCGCTGATGCCCTGGAACCGCGCGGCCGCGTGA
- a CDS encoding MBL fold metallo-hydrolase, translating to MNAPRIRAFFDEPTNTVSYLVWDPDSLRGAVIDPVLDFDLAAGTADIRSAETILDAAKDEGVQIDWVLETHAHADHLSAAPFIKAQTGAAIGIGEDIRKVQKLFRPVFGLTELKTDGSDFDHLFADGERFKIGSLEVEVLHVPGHTPADVAYKIADAVFVGDTLFMPDFGTARADFPGGDARQLYQSIRRLLALPEDTRLFLCHDYKAPGRDEYKWETTVGEQRRTSVHVNDQVSEDEFVAMREARDENLAVPRLLLPSVQVNIRAGKFPEAEDNGVAYLRIPVKPVREAVAGAA from the coding sequence ATGAACGCCCCCCGCATCCGCGCTTTTTTCGACGAGCCGACCAACACGGTGAGCTACCTCGTCTGGGATCCCGACAGCCTGCGCGGGGCAGTGATCGACCCGGTGCTCGATTTCGATCTGGCTGCCGGCACGGCCGACATTCGTTCTGCCGAAACCATCCTCGATGCGGCGAAGGATGAAGGCGTCCAGATAGACTGGGTGCTCGAAACCCACGCCCACGCCGATCATCTGTCGGCGGCGCCCTTCATCAAGGCGCAAACCGGCGCGGCGATCGGCATCGGCGAGGACATCCGCAAGGTGCAGAAGCTGTTCCGCCCCGTCTTCGGCCTCACCGAGCTGAAAACCGACGGCTCCGACTTCGACCATCTCTTTGCCGACGGAGAACGTTTCAAAATCGGCAGTCTCGAAGTCGAGGTGCTCCACGTGCCCGGCCACACCCCGGCCGATGTCGCCTACAAGATCGCCGATGCGGTGTTTGTGGGCGACACGCTGTTCATGCCCGATTTCGGCACCGCCCGCGCCGACTTCCCGGGCGGCGATGCGCGCCAGCTCTACCAGTCGATCCGCCGCCTGCTGGCCCTGCCCGAGGATACGCGCCTGTTCCTGTGCCACGACTACAAGGCGCCGGGTCGCGACGAGTACAAGTGGGAGACTACGGTCGGCGAGCAGCGGCGCACAAGCGTCCATGTCAACGACCAGGTGAGCGAAGACGAGTTCGTCGCCATGCGCGAGGCGCGCGACGAGAACCTTGCCGTGCCGCGTCTTCTCCTGCCCTCGGTCCAAGTGAACATCCGCGCGGGCAAGTTCCCCGAGGCAGAGGACAACGGCGTTGCCTACCTGCGCATTCCGGTAAAGCCGGTCCGTGAAGCCGTAGCCGGCGCCGCCTAG
- a CDS encoding sulfite exporter TauE/SafE family protein: MPLADLAFPALASGALIGFVLALVGGGGSILAVPLLVYFVGVGQPHMAIGTAAVAVALNAATGLIGHARAGNVRWACAASFALSGVIGAALGAELGKAFDGEKLLALFGVLMVVVGAAMLRKRKGGENPNVRMTRETARPLLRRIIPTGLTVGLMAGFFGIGGGFLIVPGLVYATAMPVSLAIGSSLLVVTALGATTAASYALSGLVDWVLIGWMLAGGLVGTLIGRAAGRRLASHKRVLEVGFAGMVIAIGLAIAGQGAANLF, from the coding sequence ATGCCGCTGGCCGACCTTGCCTTCCCCGCGCTCGCTTCGGGAGCGCTGATCGGTTTCGTCCTCGCCCTTGTGGGCGGGGGCGGATCGATCCTGGCCGTCCCGCTGCTGGTCTATTTCGTCGGGGTGGGCCAGCCGCATATGGCCATCGGGACTGCAGCGGTCGCAGTCGCGCTGAATGCGGCGACCGGACTTATCGGCCATGCGCGGGCCGGCAATGTGCGCTGGGCCTGTGCCGCGTCCTTCGCCCTGTCCGGCGTGATTGGCGCCGCCCTCGGCGCAGAGCTTGGCAAGGCTTTCGACGGCGAAAAGCTCCTCGCGCTGTTCGGCGTGCTGATGGTCGTCGTCGGCGCCGCCATGCTGCGAAAGCGCAAAGGCGGCGAAAATCCCAATGTCCGCATGACCCGCGAAACCGCGCGCCCCCTGCTGCGGCGGATCATTCCCACCGGCCTGACCGTCGGCCTGATGGCCGGCTTCTTCGGGATCGGAGGCGGTTTCCTGATCGTGCCGGGCCTCGTCTACGCGACCGCCATGCCTGTTTCGCTTGCCATCGGCAGTTCGCTGCTGGTGGTCACCGCGCTCGGCGCGACGACGGCAGCGTCCTACGCCCTGTCGGGTCTCGTCGACTGGGTGCTGATTGGCTGGATGCTTGCAGGCGGACTAGTCGGGACACTCATCGGCCGCGCAGCGGGCAGGCGGCTCGCCTCACACAAGCGCGTGCTCGAAGTGGGCTTTGCCGGAATGGTGATTGCCATCGGCCTCGCCATTGCAGGCCAGGGCGCCGCCAACCTCTTCTAG
- a CDS encoding DUF6127 family protein, which translates to MTREDMLARLIAQASTEGGDLVTLRAIVEEASELGANRVLHRLGLSDPSAQEDIDELRELLSAWRDAKASAWKAAIDWIVRGVLALLLVGIAVRLGVGEMLS; encoded by the coding sequence ATGACCAGAGAAGACATGCTCGCGCGGCTGATCGCGCAGGCTTCCACCGAGGGCGGCGACCTTGTCACGCTGCGCGCGATTGTCGAGGAAGCGAGCGAACTGGGCGCAAACCGCGTGCTGCACCGCCTCGGCCTGTCCGACCCTTCCGCGCAGGAGGATATCGACGAGCTGCGCGAGCTGCTCTCGGCCTGGCGCGATGCCAAGGCGAGCGCCTGGAAAGCGGCCATCGACTGGATCGTGCGCGGGGTGCTGGCGCTGCTGCTCGTCGGCATCGCGGTGCGGCTCGGCGTCGGCGAGATGCTCTCGTGA
- a CDS encoding response regulator, which yields MAKRILVVEDNDLNRKLFCDVLKANGHEVVPVADGQNVLATAKRFAPDLVIMDIQLPNISGIDLIAQLKGDAGLAAVPVLAVTAYAGKGDEERIRDAGAADYLAKPVSIGPFMAAVKALLPE from the coding sequence GTGGCAAAGAGAATCCTCGTTGTCGAGGACAACGATCTCAATCGTAAGTTGTTCTGTGACGTGCTGAAGGCAAACGGGCACGAAGTGGTGCCTGTTGCCGACGGCCAGAACGTGCTCGCCACGGCCAAGCGATTCGCGCCCGATCTGGTGATCATGGATATCCAGCTGCCGAATATCAGCGGAATCGACCTGATCGCCCAGCTCAAGGGCGATGCGGGTCTTGCAGCGGTGCCCGTGCTCGCGGTGACCGCTTACGCAGGCAAGGGCGATGAAGAGCGCATCCGCGATGCAGGCGCTGCCGATTACCTCGCCAAGCCCGTGTCGATCGGGCCTTTCATGGCAGCGGTGAAGGCGCTGCTGCCGGAGTAG
- a CDS encoding DNA-packaging protein: MANSRDYLRCLLKLTFEERERELSLLSPEETKALRHHWKLWARESQLPPPGDWQTWLVCAGRGFGKTRAGAEWVRRYAQHNCDARIALVGASLGEARAIMVEGESGILSVCPPHNCPDYEPSLRRLSWPNGAQAFLYSAAEAESLRGPQHHIAWCDELAKWENAGSRAERAWDNLVLGLRLGERPRALATTTPRPVPLMRRLAGEVEAGRAVLTRGATKENVHHLPGRFLTAMEERYGSSALGRQELEGALLEDIEGALWTRSLLETCRDTAFGDPPLRIVIGVDPPASDRGDACGIVVCGLGASGIAQLLADCSVERPSPETWARAVAEAANTWHADRVVAEANQGGQMVASVLRAADIALPLKLVHASRGKAARAEPVAALYESGRVRHTGLFAALEDELCGMMAGGGYEGPTRSPDRADALVWALSELMLGRSGRPRIRNV; this comes from the coding sequence ATGGCGAATAGCCGGGACTATCTGCGCTGCCTCCTCAAGCTGACGTTTGAAGAACGGGAGCGGGAGCTGTCGCTCCTCAGTCCGGAAGAAACCAAGGCGCTGCGCCACCACTGGAAGTTATGGGCCCGCGAAAGCCAGCTGCCCCCGCCGGGCGACTGGCAGACCTGGCTGGTCTGCGCCGGGCGCGGCTTCGGCAAGACCCGCGCGGGGGCCGAATGGGTGCGCCGCTACGCGCAGCACAATTGCGACGCGCGCATTGCGCTGGTTGGCGCAAGCCTGGGCGAGGCGCGCGCCATAATGGTCGAGGGCGAAAGCGGCATCCTGTCGGTCTGCCCGCCGCATAATTGCCCGGATTACGAACCTTCGCTGCGCCGGCTGAGCTGGCCCAACGGAGCACAGGCGTTCCTCTATTCCGCCGCCGAGGCGGAGAGCCTGCGCGGCCCGCAGCATCACATCGCCTGGTGCGACGAACTGGCCAAATGGGAGAATGCGGGCAGCCGCGCAGAGCGGGCGTGGGACAACCTCGTCCTCGGCCTGCGCCTCGGCGAACGGCCCCGCGCGCTCGCCACCACGACACCGCGCCCGGTGCCCCTGATGCGGCGGCTTGCTGGCGAGGTCGAGGCAGGCCGCGCAGTCCTGACCAGGGGCGCGACGAAGGAGAACGTCCACCACCTTCCCGGGCGGTTCCTCACCGCGATGGAGGAGCGTTACGGCAGCAGCGCGCTGGGCCGGCAGGAGCTGGAAGGTGCGCTGCTCGAAGATATCGAAGGCGCGCTGTGGACGCGCAGCCTGCTCGAAACCTGCCGCGACACGGCCTTTGGCGACCCGCCGCTGCGCATCGTCATCGGCGTCGACCCGCCCGCCAGCGACCGCGGCGATGCCTGCGGGATCGTGGTGTGCGGCCTTGGCGCAAGCGGCATCGCCCAGTTGCTCGCCGATTGCTCGGTCGAACGGCCGAGCCCGGAAACCTGGGCCCGCGCCGTGGCCGAAGCGGCGAACACATGGCACGCCGACCGCGTGGTCGCCGAAGCCAACCAGGGCGGCCAGATGGTCGCCAGCGTCTTGCGCGCCGCGGATATCGCACTGCCCCTGAAGCTGGTCCACGCCAGCCGCGGCAAGGCCGCGCGCGCCGAGCCCGTCGCCGCGCTCTACGAAAGCGGACGGGTGCGGCACACCGGCCTGTTCGCCGCGCTGGAAGACGAGCTGTGCGGCATGATGGCAGGCGGCGGCTACGAAGGCCCCACCCGCTCGCCCGACCGCGCCGACGCGCTGGTCTGGGCGCTCAGCGAGCTGATGCTCGGCAGGTCCGGACGCCCACGAATTCGAAACGTTTGA
- a CDS encoding phage portal protein, whose amino-acid sequence MSFLTSLASAFKGGSDARAPVSRGFVSPWATSYDGGPLGRAPFDYGREVAEAYLANPVAQRSVRIVAEGVGSAPLSCPDERFAQLLAASCGAQPLLEVVAAQLALHGNAYVQVIKDGAGVPVELYPLRPQRVQVVAGEDGWPSAYRYVLADRTLTIPLEDEDGWPNIVHLRGFHPTDDHYGAGCLAAAAPAVAIHNAASEWNRALLANAARPSGALVYDGGDAGGLTAEQFERLKAELQGAFQGHANAGRPMLLEGGLDWKAMSLSPADMDFAALKAAAARDIALAFGVPPMLLGLPGDNTYANYREASRALWRLTLLPLAGKILAGLHSGLADWFAESPTVDLDRVPALSEDREKLWSQVSGADFLSGAEKRALLDLPPLETHE is encoded by the coding sequence ATGAGCTTCCTCACCAGTCTCGCTTCCGCCTTCAAGGGTGGGAGCGATGCCCGTGCGCCTGTGTCGCGCGGGTTCGTATCGCCCTGGGCGACCAGCTATGACGGCGGGCCGCTGGGCCGCGCGCCATTCGACTACGGCCGCGAGGTGGCCGAGGCCTATCTCGCCAACCCGGTTGCCCAGCGATCGGTGCGGATCGTGGCCGAAGGTGTCGGCAGCGCGCCGCTCTCCTGTCCGGACGAGCGGTTCGCGCAGCTGCTTGCCGCGTCCTGCGGGGCGCAGCCGCTGCTCGAAGTGGTGGCCGCCCAGCTTGCCCTGCATGGCAACGCCTATGTCCAGGTCATCAAGGACGGCGCGGGCGTGCCGGTCGAGCTGTATCCGCTGCGGCCACAGCGCGTGCAGGTGGTGGCGGGCGAGGATGGCTGGCCGAGCGCCTATCGCTACGTCCTTGCCGATCGCACGCTGACCATACCGCTCGAGGACGAGGACGGCTGGCCCAACATCGTCCACTTGCGCGGCTTCCACCCCACCGATGACCATTATGGCGCGGGCTGCCTTGCCGCAGCCGCGCCCGCGGTTGCGATCCACAACGCGGCGAGCGAATGGAACCGCGCGCTGCTCGCCAACGCGGCGCGGCCTTCGGGCGCGCTGGTCTATGACGGGGGCGATGCGGGTGGGCTGACGGCCGAGCAGTTCGAGCGATTGAAGGCCGAGCTGCAAGGCGCCTTCCAGGGCCACGCCAATGCGGGCCGGCCGATGCTGCTCGAGGGCGGGCTCGACTGGAAGGCGATGAGCCTCTCGCCCGCCGACATGGATTTCGCCGCGCTGAAGGCGGCAGCCGCGCGCGACATCGCGCTCGCTTTCGGCGTGCCGCCCATGCTGCTCGGCCTGCCGGGCGACAACACCTATGCCAATTACCGCGAGGCAAGCCGCGCGCTGTGGCGCCTCACCCTGCTGCCGCTCGCGGGCAAGATCCTGGCCGGGCTGCACAGCGGCCTTGCCGACTGGTTCGCGGAAAGCCCTACCGTCGATCTCGACCGCGTGCCGGCGCTTTCCGAGGATCGAGAGAAGCTGTGGAGCCAGGTGAGCGGCGCCGATTTCCTGAGCGGCGCGGAAAAGCGCGCGCTGCTCGACCTCCCCCCGCTGGAGACACACGAATGA
- a CDS encoding Pycsar system effector family protein, with amino-acid sequence MSDSRSAKALVADAPADDDAVEESAAEPKREVSYSNHAIHLMRTAQMSTLKLSQMADQKASILLGATFLVFSLSVSRALTGQMPVSLMILASFSFASSLCAVMAVLPKVGRPDGKITNRNLIFFGHYTWMDEDEWTEQLLERLESDRTVFETMAHDMYQNGQVLAGKKYRFLALAYKVFMFGLFVTLAVFAFEMVTSN; translated from the coding sequence ATGAGCGATTCTCGTTCCGCAAAAGCGCTTGTTGCCGATGCTCCGGCGGACGATGACGCCGTCGAGGAATCGGCGGCTGAGCCCAAGCGCGAGGTCTCCTATTCGAACCACGCGATTCACCTGATGCGCACCGCGCAGATGAGCACGCTGAAGCTGTCTCAGATGGCCGACCAGAAGGCCTCCATCCTGCTGGGTGCGACCTTCCTCGTCTTCTCGCTCTCTGTCAGCCGCGCGCTCACGGGCCAGATGCCGGTCTCGCTGATGATCCTCGCCAGCTTTTCCTTCGCCAGTTCGCTGTGCGCGGTGATGGCGGTGCTGCCCAAGGTGGGGCGGCCGGATGGCAAGATCACCAACCGCAATCTCATCTTCTTCGGCCATTACACCTGGATGGACGAGGACGAGTGGACCGAGCAATTGCTCGAACGGCTGGAATCCGACCGCACCGTGTTCGAGACCATGGCGCACGACATGTACCAGAACGGCCAGGTGCTGGCGGGCAAGAAATACCGCTTCCTCGCGCTCGCCTACAAGGTGTTCATGTTCGGCCTGTTCGTCACGCTGGCGGTCTTTGCCTTCGAGATGGTGACGTCGAACTAG